The Nostoc sp. PCC 7524 nucleotide sequence AAGAGGTGATCGCCAAGCACTGCTAAGATCAATTGATCACAGCCTGCGTTATCTAGGAACGCCCACCGCACAACGTATCTATCAAAATTATCCAGTGCGGGGGATTACTCTGGATCGTGTACGACGCAGTTTGTTGCGGTTTCGGCAATTGGTTGTTAATTCTAAATCTACAGCCCAATTGCAAGCGGCTGTGCAGCGAGAGTTTGCCTTTTACCAGTCTGTAGGGAATGATGGCAAGGGTACTGTTAAGTTTACTGCTTATTATGAGCCTGTTTATCAGGCTAGCCGAGTCAGGACTTCAGTATATAAATATCCCCTTTACCGACTACCGCCTAATTTCAACCAATGGCCTAAGCCCCATCCTACACGCCTACAATTGGAAGGCAAAGATGGTTTATTGGGGAATAAAAGCAAGTTACGCGGTTTAGAATTGTTTTGGTTTCGCGATCGCCTGGATGCGTACATGGTACATATTCAAGGTTCTGCCCGCATTCAGTTACCCAATGGTAGTATGACCTCTGTTGGCTATGCTGGCGGAACTGATTATCCGTGGACAAGTATCGGACGAGAATTAGCAAAAGACGGTAAATTGCCATTACAAGGCTTGACAATGCCTAGAATGATCAGCTT carries:
- the mltA gene encoding murein transglycosylase A, whose product is MMKKTLALLSLSLGIAFINSIAVAQVIINVPSPNSPSPELQPPLKPSTPENEPPLKLVNIGNCTAQSACLGWDEQIFGGRGKRGDRQALLRSIDHSLRYLGTPTAQRIYQNYPVRGITLDRVRRSLLRFRQLVVNSKSTAQLQAAVQREFAFYQSVGNDGKGTVKFTAYYEPVYQASRVRTSVYKYPLYRLPPNFNQWPKPHPTRLQLEGKDGLLGNKSKLRGLELFWFRDRLDAYMVHIQGSARIQLPNGSMTSVGYAGGTDYPWTSIGRELAKDGKLPLQGLTMPRMISFFRQQPQELNNYLPRWERFVFFQEFQGRQATGSINVPVTAERSIATDKSLMPPGALALVHTSLPYPGANGRLEYRRVSRFVLDQDTGSAITGPGRVDYFMGTGKLAGDRAGVTGGNGSLYYLLLKN